The Watersipora subatra chromosome 1, tzWatSuba1.1, whole genome shotgun sequence genome has a window encoding:
- the LOC137387441 gene encoding xylulose kinase-like, which yields MDNEQFYLGFDFSTQSLKVVAVNDHFDVIIEESIKFDDIGKYKTSDGCHINPDGLTVTSPTIMWVDALDIVLGRLLQKGFNFQAVKAISGAGQQHGSVYWKKGAEKVLASLNPSSTLETQLKHCFTLEESPIWMDSSTKKQCKYLEAAVGGSQAMTDLTGSRAYERFTGNQILKVIQNYPEIYQQTERISLVSSFAASLLRGAYCQIDESDGSGMNLMNIKLRDWDETLAKACSPDLQDKLGIPVPTVTVQGSISKYFVERYSFSDTCQIVSFTGDNPSSLAGMKLAKGEVAVSLGSSDVLFLWLENPLAKTEGHIFVNPVDTKAYMALLCFKNGSLTRAAIRDKYAHSDWSHFETLLLNQPRGNNGKIGFYYTIAEIIPDGVEGCYYFDETDQQVEDFADAEHIRAVIESQFLSRRVHAEDMGFELGKDCRVLATGGASNNHAILQVMSDIFNAPVYTQSVANSAALGAAMLAMHAVNVTTDNLSYKERVHDTRNFELVAQPQPDSKQVYDVMAARYRKLEKQAIELHRKQSGQ from the coding sequence ATGGACAATGAGCAATTTTACTTGGGTTTTGATTTCAGTACGCAAAGCCTTAAAGTTGTTGCAGTCAATGATCATTTCGACGTCATAATTGAAGAATCAATTAAATTTGACGACATCGGTAAATACAAAACTAGTGATGGTTGTCATATAAACCCAGACGGTTTAACTGTAACATCGCCGACAATCATGTGGGTTGATGCCCTAGATATTGTTCTTGGACGACTTCTGCAAAAGGGGTTCAACTTTCAAGCTGTAAAAGCCATTTCTGGCGCAGGGCAACAGCATGGAAGTGTATATTGGAAAAAGGGTGCCGAAAAGGTTTTAGCATCATTAAATCCGTCTAGCACACTTGAAACTCAACTGAAGCACTGTTTTACTTTAGAGGAATCTCCAATTTGGATGGATTCTAGCACCAAGAAACAGTGCAAGTATTTGGAAGCTGCTGTTGGTGGCTCGCAGGCAATGACAGACTTGACTGGCTCGCGAGCTTACGAGCGCTTCACTGGAAACCAAATTCTAAAGGTTATACAAAACTATCCAGAAATATACCAGCAAACTGAAAGAATTTCACTTGTTAGTAGCTTTGCAGCTTCTTTACTTCGAGGGGCTTATTGCCAAATCGATGAAAGTGATGGATCTGGTATGAACCTCATGAACATCAAATTGAGAGATTGGGATGAAACCCTTGCAAAAGCCTGCAGTCCAGACCTTCAAGATAAACTTGGCATACCAGTTCCAACTGTAACTGTTCAAGGTTCAATCTCAAAGTACTTTGTTGAGAGATATTCATTTTCAGACACGTGCCAAATTGTCAGTTTTACTGGAGACAATCCTTCTTCGCTGGCAGGAATGAAACTTGCCAAGGGTGAAGTTGCCGTTTCTTTAGGCAGCTCGGATGTCCTCTTTCTATGGCTTGAAAATCCACTAGCTAAAACTGAAGGTCATATTTTTGTAAATCCTGTCGACACAAAAGCCTATATGGCACTACTCTGCTTCAAAAATGGTTCACTTACTAGAGCAGCTATTAGAGATAAGTACGCTCATAGCGATTGGTCTCACTTTGAGACATTGCTGTTGAATCAACCTAGAGGAAACAATGGAAAAATAGGATTTTATTACACAATAGCTGAGATTATTCCTGATGGTGTAGAaggttgttattattttgatgaAACTGATCAGCAAGTAGAAGATTTTGCTGATGCTGAGCACATTCGAGCAGTCATCGAAAGTCAGTTTCTTTCACGCAGAGTGCACGCTGAAGACATGGGATTTGAGCTTGGCAAAGATTGCCGAGTATTAGCCACAGGTGGAGCTTCTAACAACCATGCTATTTTGCAAGTGATGAGCGACATATTCAATGCTCCAGTGTACACCCAGAGTGTTGCTAATTCGGCAGCATTAGGAGCTGCAATGCTTGCTATGCATGCTGTAAACGTTACCACTGATAACTTATCATATAAGGAAAGGGTGCACGACACAAGAAACTTTGAGCTGGTCGCTCAACCCCAACCTGACAGCAAACAGGTATATGATGTAATGGCCGCCAGGTACAGAAAACTAGAAAAGCAAGCAATTGAGCTGCACAGAAAGCAATCTGGACAATAA